DNA from Acidobacteriota bacterium:
GTATTGGTCGAACCGACCACCCATGGCCGATTTACGTTCCGCGAACACGCCCTGAACCGTGAACTTGTGGCCATCGACCTTGACCGTCTGTCCCACCGGGTCGGTGAAGGGAAAGAGCTCCTCTGCGATGGCGTGTCCGAGCACGACGACCCGCCGGCCGATCACCACGTCTTCCTCGCTCAGGTTTCGCCCGAGCTCCACATAGTGGGTATTATTTTCCGGGTACTCCGGCGTCCCTCCGCAAACCATGTTGTTGGCTTCGGTGGACCTGTCGCGAAAGCTGACTCGCGTGTTGTAATGCCAGAGCTCGGCACCGACCAGATCAACCGACTTCGCCCGTTCCCGGATGGCGTAGACGTGTTCCATGGTCAGCGGAGGCCATTTCGCCATCTCTCTGAAGTTGATGTTGCGGTTGTTGTTGAAACCGCCCATCGGGAACTTGGTGATTTGAAAGGTTCGGTTCGAGAGAACGCTGAGTTCGGCTTCCATCTGGCTCTGTACCACCGAAACCCCGGTCATCACCGAGATGATCGCTGCCACGCCGGCAATGATTCCGACGAGGGTGAGTATCGAACGCAGCTTGTGCGCTCCGATGGCGGAGATGGCCATTTTGAAGGATTCTGTCCAGGTCACGTCCAGGCCCTTTCTCTACTCGTAATGCAGTGCGTCGATCGGGTTGAGCCGCGACGCACGCCAGGCGGGTATGAAGCCGGAGATCACGCCTACCGCCACCGACACCGTCAACGCAATCACCACGATCGGCATCGAAACACTGGCCGGAAGCAGAAAGCGATCGATGGCGACGGCGACGCCAAACGAGAGCGCGACCCCGATTGCCCCGCCGATCAGACAGATAGCCGAAGATTCGAGTAAAAACTGTAGCAGGATGGCTCGGCGCTTTGCGCCGATAGCTTTTCGAATCCCGATCTCCCGCGTGCGTTCGGTGACCGATACGAACATGATGTTCATCACGCCGACACCGCCGACGAAAAGAGAGATCCCCGTCACCGCCATGCCGATCATCAGCACCACTCCCATGACGTTATTGAACGCTTCGAGAAGGGAGTCCATCTTGTTTATCGCGAAGTCGTCCTCTTCATTCGGTGCGAGGCGCCGGATTTTTCGCATCTCGCCGACGACCTCATACTCGAAGTCCTCGACATCCGCGCCCGGCGGCGCCTTGACGGCGAAATCGAAGCTGCGTTGCCGGCCACCGAACTCCCTGACAAAGGTCGTCACAGGCACGAAGACCTGGCTGTCGAAATCGGGTCCTCCAAAGAATCCGGCGCTCCCCTGCTTCTCCATGACCCCGACAACGCGGAAATCCGCTCTCCCGACCTTGATCTTCTT
Protein-coding regions in this window:
- a CDS encoding ABC transporter permease, translated to MRARLHSSAEALKIAFAALRANKARGILTTLGIIIGIVAVVTTMTAANGLANNFRESVSVLGTDVLYVSRVPWIFQGRFFQFRNRPNLSLKDSEKLSRRLPRGVAVNPTDDTRRPIKYMSEVIENATVIGTTHKHMLVSSAVPEYGRFLTEHDVEFKRHVCVIGTTMREQLFGDVDPINKKIKVGRADFRVVGVMEKQGSAGFFGGPDFDSQVFVPVTTFVREFGGRQRSFDFAVKAPPGADVEDFEYEVVGEMRKIRRLAPNEEDDFAINKMDSLLEAFNNVMGVVLMIGMAVTGISLFVGGVGVMNIMFVSVTERTREIGIRKAIGAKRRAILLQFLLESSAICLIGGAIGVALSFGVAVAIDRFLLPASVSMPIVVIALTVSVAVGVISGFIPAWRASRLNPIDALHYE
- a CDS encoding ABC transporter permease, with translation MTWTESFKMAISAIGAHKLRSILTLVGIIAGVAAIISVMTGVSVVQSQMEAELSVLSNRTFQITKFPMGGFNNNRNINFREMAKWPPLTMEHVYAIRERAKSVDLVGAELWHYNTRVSFRDRSTEANNMVCGGTPEYPENNTHYVELGRNLSEEDVVIGRRVVVLGHAIAEELFPFTDPVGQTVKVDGHKFTVQGVFAERKSAMGGRFDQYVLMPISVWMEMYGSRDEAGRPRSIFITVRSRYGVPLEEALEETRSVLRAARGLSPRDRDTFHWFTTDSQIRAFNDATAGLKTAAFVLGIIALVVAGIGIMNIMLVSVTERTREIGIRKALGAKRPAILLQFLMEAIVLCNIGGVIGVLLGFGLGNIVTLFTDFAVHVPVEWAVRGVIFCSVVGLVFGMWPAIRASRLAPIEALRYE